A genomic window from Gemmatimonadaceae bacterium includes:
- the map gene encoding type I methionyl aminopeptidase — protein MAASGRILAATHQHIKPALQPGISTLEVDRMVETFIRSHAGATPSFKGLYGFPGSACISLNEEIVHGIPSAKRILKAGDLITVDIGVYYGGFHTDSAWTYAVGEISPAARRLMDVTEQSLYAAINACTLGNHIGDLGAACSAVVEKAGFSVVKDLVGHGVGASMHEEPQVPNYGKPKRGPRLQTGMTLAIEPMVNAGGPATKTLSDKWTIVTLDGSLSAHFEHTVAITAEGPRVLTTL, from the coding sequence ATGGCGGCCAGCGGCCGCATCCTCGCCGCCACGCACCAGCACATCAAGCCGGCGCTGCAGCCCGGGATCTCCACGCTGGAGGTCGACCGGATGGTGGAGACCTTCATCCGCTCCCACGCCGGCGCCACGCCGTCGTTCAAGGGCCTGTACGGCTTCCCCGGCTCCGCCTGCATCTCGCTGAACGAGGAGATCGTGCACGGGATCCCCAGCGCCAAGCGGATCCTCAAGGCCGGCGACCTCATCACGGTGGACATCGGCGTCTACTACGGCGGCTTCCACACCGATAGCGCCTGGACCTACGCCGTGGGCGAGATCAGCCCCGCAGCGCGGCGCCTGATGGACGTCACCGAGCAGTCGCTCTACGCGGCCATCAACGCCTGCACGCTCGGCAACCACATCGGCGACCTCGGCGCTGCCTGTTCGGCGGTGGTGGAGAAGGCCGGCTTCAGCGTGGTGAAGGACCTCGTGGGCCACGGCGTCGGCGCGTCGATGCACGAGGAGCCGCAGGTGCCCAACTACGGCAAGCCCAAGCGTGGCCCGCGGCTCCAGACGGGGATGACGTTGGCGATCGAGCCGATGGTGAACGCGGGCGGGCCGGCGACCAAGACGCTGAGCGACAAGTGGACGATCGTGACGCTGGACGGGTCGCTGAGCGCGCACTTCGAGCATACGGTGGCGATCACGGCCGAAGGGCCGCGGGTGCTGACGACGCTCTAG